One segment of Belonocnema kinseyi isolate 2016_QV_RU_SX_M_011 chromosome 7, B_treatae_v1, whole genome shotgun sequence DNA contains the following:
- the LOC117175792 gene encoding alpha-L-fucosidase-like isoform X1, translated as MVFVYNYHRKVSSLVNMFGEWLQILLILNAFLSCLIKADQETKYLETFEPTWESLDNRKLPLWYDEDKFGIFIHWGVFSVPSIGSEWFWKSWNRKTNTTVEFMKKNYPPNFTYQDFAKDFTAEFFNATQWSEIFKASGAKYVVFTSKHHEGYTMWPSKYSFSWNSVDVGPHRDIIGELSTAIRSQSNLRFGLYHSLFEWFNPLYMEDKANNFTTNTFVTNKVIPELHELVELYKPEVIWSDGEWEAPDTYWQSKEFLTWLFNSSPVKETVVVNDRWGSEALCHHGDFYTCQDRYNPGTFQPHKWENAMTIDRQSWGYRRNAELKDYMSLEELVKELVVTVSCNGNLLMNVGPTKEGTITPIFEERLRGMGDWLALNGEAIYKTKPWTVQNDTLSGDVWYTQSKDGQTLYAILLSWPKHNTLGLGSVKVQDSSKINLLGYPNALEWEQHSSELWINLPADAHKGKPGWVLVLNKFYN; from the exons gaaagtaTCATCATTAGTCAACATGTTCGGTGAATGGTTGCAAATTCTGttgattttaaatgcatttttaagctgCTTAATAAAAGCAGATCAAGAGACAAAATATCTGGAAACATTTGAACCAACTTGGGAAAGTTTAGATAACCGAAAGTTGCCTTTATGGTACGATGAggataaatttggaatttttattcacTGGGGAGTTTTCAGTGTTCCCAGCATTGGCTCAGAATGGTTTTGGAAAAGCTGGAACA GAAAAACCAATACCACTGTcgaatttatgaaaaagaattaCCCACCAAATTTTACTTATCAAGACTTTGCCAAAGATTTTACTGCCGAATTTTTTAATGCTACCCAATGGAGTGAAATTTTCAAGGCATCAGGAGCAAAATATGTCGTTTTTACTAGCAAACACCACGAAGGATACACTATGTGGCCCTCAAAATATTCCTTCAGCTGGAATTCTGTTGATGTGGGACCACATCGAGATATAATAG gTGAATTGTCAACAGCAATAAGATCCCAATCGAATTTAAGATTTGGACTATACCACTCTCTTTTCGAATGGTTTAATCCACTTTATATGGAGGACAAAGCCAATAATTTTACGACCAATACCTTCGTTACTAATAAGGTCATTCCGGAATTACATGAACTCGTTGAACTTTATAAACCGGAAGTAATTTGGTCTGACGGAGAATGGGAAGCTCCAGATACTTACTGGCaatcgaaagaatttttaacttggcTTTTTAACAGCAGTCCTGTTAAGGAAACTGTTGTTGTAAATGATAGATGGGGTTCTGAAGCTTTGTGTCATCACGGAGATTTTTATACATGTCAAGATCGTTATAATCCTG gaacATTTCAGCCTCACAAATGGGAAAATGCAATGACAATTGATAGACAGTCTTGGGGATATCGAAGAAATGCCGAATTGAAAGATTACATGTCTCTAGAAGAATTGGTTAAAGAATTAGTAGTGACTGTGAGTTGCAACGGAAATTTATTGATGAATGTCGGACCAACGAAAGAGGGAACAATAACtccaatttttgaagaaagaCTTCGCGGAAtgg GAGACTGGTTAGCCTTGAATGGAGAAGCAATCTACAAAACAAAACCTTGGACAGTTCAGAATGATACTTTATCTGGAGACGTATGGTACACCCAAAGCAAAGACGGTCAAACATTGTATGCGATTCTTCTTTCATGGCCGAAACATAATACTTTAGGATTAGGATCTGTTAAGGTCCAAGATTCGTCAAAAATCAATCTCCTTGGCTATCCAAATGCACTCGAA TGGGAGCAACATTCGTCCGAACTTTGGATTAATTTACCCGCCGACGCCCACAAGGGAAAGCCAGGTTGGGTGCtagtattaaacaaattttacaactga
- the LOC117175792 gene encoding alpha-L-fucosidase-like isoform X2 — protein sequence MFGEWLQILLILNAFLSCLIKADQETKYLETFEPTWESLDNRKLPLWYDEDKFGIFIHWGVFSVPSIGSEWFWKSWNRKTNTTVEFMKKNYPPNFTYQDFAKDFTAEFFNATQWSEIFKASGAKYVVFTSKHHEGYTMWPSKYSFSWNSVDVGPHRDIIGELSTAIRSQSNLRFGLYHSLFEWFNPLYMEDKANNFTTNTFVTNKVIPELHELVELYKPEVIWSDGEWEAPDTYWQSKEFLTWLFNSSPVKETVVVNDRWGSEALCHHGDFYTCQDRYNPGTFQPHKWENAMTIDRQSWGYRRNAELKDYMSLEELVKELVVTVSCNGNLLMNVGPTKEGTITPIFEERLRGMGDWLALNGEAIYKTKPWTVQNDTLSGDVWYTQSKDGQTLYAILLSWPKHNTLGLGSVKVQDSSKINLLGYPNALEWEQHSSELWINLPADAHKGKPGWVLVLNKFYN from the exons ATGTTCGGTGAATGGTTGCAAATTCTGttgattttaaatgcatttttaagctgCTTAATAAAAGCAGATCAAGAGACAAAATATCTGGAAACATTTGAACCAACTTGGGAAAGTTTAGATAACCGAAAGTTGCCTTTATGGTACGATGAggataaatttggaatttttattcacTGGGGAGTTTTCAGTGTTCCCAGCATTGGCTCAGAATGGTTTTGGAAAAGCTGGAACA GAAAAACCAATACCACTGTcgaatttatgaaaaagaattaCCCACCAAATTTTACTTATCAAGACTTTGCCAAAGATTTTACTGCCGAATTTTTTAATGCTACCCAATGGAGTGAAATTTTCAAGGCATCAGGAGCAAAATATGTCGTTTTTACTAGCAAACACCACGAAGGATACACTATGTGGCCCTCAAAATATTCCTTCAGCTGGAATTCTGTTGATGTGGGACCACATCGAGATATAATAG gTGAATTGTCAACAGCAATAAGATCCCAATCGAATTTAAGATTTGGACTATACCACTCTCTTTTCGAATGGTTTAATCCACTTTATATGGAGGACAAAGCCAATAATTTTACGACCAATACCTTCGTTACTAATAAGGTCATTCCGGAATTACATGAACTCGTTGAACTTTATAAACCGGAAGTAATTTGGTCTGACGGAGAATGGGAAGCTCCAGATACTTACTGGCaatcgaaagaatttttaacttggcTTTTTAACAGCAGTCCTGTTAAGGAAACTGTTGTTGTAAATGATAGATGGGGTTCTGAAGCTTTGTGTCATCACGGAGATTTTTATACATGTCAAGATCGTTATAATCCTG gaacATTTCAGCCTCACAAATGGGAAAATGCAATGACAATTGATAGACAGTCTTGGGGATATCGAAGAAATGCCGAATTGAAAGATTACATGTCTCTAGAAGAATTGGTTAAAGAATTAGTAGTGACTGTGAGTTGCAACGGAAATTTATTGATGAATGTCGGACCAACGAAAGAGGGAACAATAACtccaatttttgaagaaagaCTTCGCGGAAtgg GAGACTGGTTAGCCTTGAATGGAGAAGCAATCTACAAAACAAAACCTTGGACAGTTCAGAATGATACTTTATCTGGAGACGTATGGTACACCCAAAGCAAAGACGGTCAAACATTGTATGCGATTCTTCTTTCATGGCCGAAACATAATACTTTAGGATTAGGATCTGTTAAGGTCCAAGATTCGTCAAAAATCAATCTCCTTGGCTATCCAAATGCACTCGAA TGGGAGCAACATTCGTCCGAACTTTGGATTAATTTACCCGCCGACGCCCACAAGGGAAAGCCAGGTTGGGTGCtagtattaaacaaattttacaactga